A genomic region of Paenibacillus sp. PL2-23 contains the following coding sequences:
- a CDS encoding ABC transporter permease, with the protein MNEHFFSDIGVMLGRSMKHIMRSLDTILTVCITPIAMILLFVYVLGGAIQSGTENYVNYLLPGILLMAIASGISYTAYRLFLDKQRGIIERFHSMPIARSSVLWGHVLTSVVSNALSVVVIILVALLMGFRSSAGILSWLAVAGILVLFTLALTWVAAIAGLTAKSVEGASAFSYPLIFLPFISSAFVPTDTMPAVVRAFAENQPVTSIVESIRALLSGQPVGHDIWIALAWCLGIWVIAYLFAVRAFRRTAA; encoded by the coding sequence ATGAACGAACACTTTTTCAGTGACATCGGCGTCATGCTTGGACGTTCCATGAAGCATATTATGCGAAGCCTGGACACGATTCTTACGGTGTGTATCACGCCGATCGCGATGATACTGCTCTTCGTCTACGTGCTTGGCGGCGCGATCCAGAGCGGTACGGAAAACTATGTGAACTACCTGCTGCCCGGCATCCTGCTGATGGCGATCGCCAGCGGCATCTCCTACACGGCTTATCGCCTCTTCCTCGATAAGCAGCGGGGCATCATCGAGCGGTTCCACTCCATGCCGATCGCACGTTCTTCCGTATTGTGGGGACATGTGTTGACCTCGGTCGTATCCAATGCCCTTTCGGTCGTCGTCATCATTCTCGTTGCGCTCTTGATGGGCTTCCGCTCGTCGGCGGGGATCCTGTCCTGGCTTGCCGTTGCCGGCATCCTCGTCCTCTTCACGCTTGCATTGACCTGGGTCGCCGCGATCGCCGGCCTGACCGCCAAATCGGTGGAAGGCGCCAGCGCGTTCTCTTACCCTCTTATCTTCCTGCCGTTCATCAGCTCGGCCTTCGTGCCGACCGACACCATGCCCGCCGTCGTACGCGCCTTCGCCGAAAATCAGCCGGTCACCTCAATCGTCGAATCCATCCGCGCGCTCCTGTCCGGCCAACCGGTAGGCCATGATATCTGGATCGCTCTCGCATGGTGCCTGGGGATATGGGTCATCGCCTATCTATTCGCCGTGCGCGCGTTCAGACGGACAGCCGCTTAA
- a CDS encoding ATP-binding cassette domain-containing protein: MMHTIEVNDLRKSYKDAEVLKGVNFKVKRGEIFALLGSNGAGKTTIVRILTTLLKQDGGTAVVNGYEVASDPDHVRKAISLTGQFAAVDEILTGRENLIMIAKLRHLASPRQVADELLERFSLTEAGNRKVSTYSGGMRRRLDIAMSLIGQPEIIFLDEPTTGLDPEARMEAWRIVKKLADGGTTVFLTTQYLEEAEQLANRIAILHKGTIIADGTLAELKKLFPPAKTEYVEKQPSLEEIFLEIIGKKELT, translated from the coding sequence ATGATGCATACAATCGAAGTAAACGATTTGCGCAAGTCCTACAAGGACGCGGAAGTGCTGAAGGGCGTCAACTTCAAAGTAAAGCGGGGAGAAATCTTCGCCCTGCTCGGCTCCAACGGCGCCGGCAAGACGACGATTGTCCGAATTCTGACCACGCTGCTAAAGCAGGACGGCGGCACCGCCGTCGTGAACGGCTACGAAGTCGCGTCCGACCCCGATCATGTGCGGAAAGCGATCAGCCTGACCGGACAATTTGCCGCCGTGGACGAAATATTGACCGGTCGGGAAAATCTGATCATGATCGCCAAGCTGCGCCATCTGGCGAGTCCGCGCCAGGTCGCCGACGAGCTGCTGGAACGCTTCAGCCTGACCGAAGCCGGCAATCGCAAGGTGTCCACGTACTCGGGCGGCATGCGCCGCAGGCTCGACATCGCGATGAGCTTGATCGGACAGCCGGAGATCATCTTCCTCGACGAGCCGACCACGGGCCTCGATCCCGAGGCGCGCATGGAGGCTTGGAGGATCGTCAAGAAGCTGGCGGACGGCGGCACGACGGTATTCCTGACCACTCAATATCTGGAGGAAGCCGAGCAGCTCGCCAATCGAATCGCCATTTTGCACAAAGGTACAATCATTGCGGACGGCACGCTCGCGGAGCTGAAGAAGCTGTTCCCGCCCGCAAAAACCGAATATGTCGAGAAACAACCTTCGCTTGAGGAAATCTTTCTCGAAATCATTGGTAAAAAGGAGCTGACTTAA
- a CDS encoding DUF1048 domain-containing protein, with amino-acid sequence MTIRDLIEGKREWRAHVARVKALPRDYQIVYKEIQKYLFKVGPVELTEGTGLLSGIVDLFEQGSASGKGVLEVTGADVASFGDDIIKDSKTYADIFQEQAYQEVAKEMKKYTDKFK; translated from the coding sequence ATGACAATCCGGGATCTCATCGAAGGCAAAAGAGAATGGCGGGCGCATGTGGCCCGAGTCAAAGCGCTCCCGCGCGATTACCAAATCGTTTATAAGGAAATTCAAAAGTATCTCTTCAAGGTCGGCCCGGTCGAGCTTACCGAAGGAACGGGATTGCTGTCCGGAATCGTCGACCTGTTCGAACAAGGCTCGGCCTCGGGCAAGGGCGTGCTCGAAGTGACCGGCGCCGACGTTGCGTCTTTCGGCGACGATATCATTAAAGATTCAAAAACGTACGCCGACATCTTCCAAGAACAGGCGTACCAAGAGGTTGCCAAGGAAATGAAAAAGTACACGGACAAATTCAAGTAG
- a CDS encoding DUF1048 domain-containing protein: MNVWDKMTGNDMKRECKAFEARAGKLPAEYQAAWKSIQGHLWPHSDFTGRNLMPILDGVLGLLEETAADGQSAQEVLGDDIQGFCAALAGEEGAKTYRDKWRDQLNHSIAKKLGK, translated from the coding sequence ATGAACGTTTGGGATAAAATGACCGGCAACGACATGAAAAGAGAATGTAAAGCTTTCGAAGCGCGCGCCGGCAAGCTGCCCGCGGAATATCAAGCCGCCTGGAAATCCATCCAAGGCCATCTATGGCCGCACTCGGATTTCACCGGCCGCAATCTCATGCCGATTCTCGACGGCGTGCTGGGACTGCTAGAGGAGACGGCCGCCGACGGCCAGAGCGCCCAAGAGGTGCTCGGCGACGATATCCAAGGCTTCTGCGCGGCTCTCGCCGGCGAAGAAGGCGCCAAAACGTACCGCGACAAATGGCGCGACCAGCTGAACCATAGTATTGCCAAAAAATTAGGCAAATAG
- a CDS encoding PadR family transcriptional regulator: MLKGVLEGCVLEIISRQETYGYEITRRLNALGFSDVVEGTVYTILIRLEKNKLVEVTKKPSDMGPPRKFFALNDAGRAELQRFWEKWHFVTSKMNELKERAE; encoded by the coding sequence ATGCTCAAAGGCGTGCTCGAAGGCTGCGTGCTCGAAATTATAAGCCGCCAAGAAACGTACGGCTATGAGATCACGCGGCGCCTGAACGCGCTTGGCTTCTCGGATGTCGTGGAGGGAACGGTGTACACCATTCTGATCCGGCTCGAAAAAAACAAGCTGGTGGAGGTCACCAAAAAGCCGTCCGACATGGGGCCGCCGCGCAAGTTCTTCGCCCTTAACGACGCGGGACGCGCGGAGCTGCAGAGGTTTTGGGAGAAATGGCATTTCGTAACGTCAAAAATGAATGAGCTGAAGGAGAGAGCCGAATGA
- a CDS encoding APC family permease, producing MSSATAETTLKRTLSTRHIVYLGLAWMTPMIYFTVYGVAYESAGGMLTQAYFLAFIAIFFTALSYGSMARTFPTSGSAYTYVGKSMHPYLGYLVGWAILLDYLFSPLIACLTFGLFLHAQFPSVPLWVWVVSLNAVLAVINIIGVSVSAMLSKWFVWIQMAFIAVFCFFLVRNLIGAEAAVSSPLQPLFQTEVPIAAVLAGASVICFCFLGFDSVTTMSEETIDSGRTIPRAILIIITLASLLYLTPSYLTQLAHPNMAFDNVDTAGMEVVRLVGGSGLSALFMTVVVFAVFTQGLSSFTTVSRLLYVFGRDAVLPKKVFGALHPKFRTPAVNIIIVAAFSMLALVISLDFAVKCVSFGALTAFTFVNLSVILKLYIKEKRRSFKETILYLVCPLIGACFIGWLLSLLDGQALWLGMTWIAIGIVYYFFRYRIQPLFSGAKKQAAPGALTEDAPASP from the coding sequence ATGAGCAGCGCAACTGCAGAAACCACATTAAAGAGAACCTTGTCGACCCGGCATATCGTATATTTGGGGCTGGCCTGGATGACGCCGATGATTTATTTTACCGTGTATGGCGTGGCCTACGAAAGTGCGGGAGGAATGCTGACACAGGCATATTTCCTTGCTTTTATTGCGATTTTTTTCACCGCTTTAAGCTATGGCAGCATGGCCCGGACATTCCCGACCTCAGGCTCGGCGTATACCTATGTGGGCAAAAGCATGCACCCTTATCTCGGCTATCTCGTCGGCTGGGCCATTCTGCTGGACTATCTGTTCTCGCCGCTGATTGCCTGCCTGACGTTCGGACTGTTCCTTCACGCGCAATTCCCGTCTGTTCCGCTGTGGGTCTGGGTCGTCTCGCTTAACGCCGTGCTGGCTGTCATCAATATTATTGGCGTCAGCGTGTCTGCGATGCTCAGCAAGTGGTTCGTTTGGATTCAGATGGCCTTCATCGCCGTGTTCTGCTTCTTCCTGGTCAGGAATCTAATTGGTGCCGAAGCCGCCGTCTCCAGCCCGCTTCAGCCGCTCTTCCAAACCGAAGTGCCCATCGCGGCTGTTCTGGCGGGAGCGTCCGTGATCTGCTTCTGCTTCCTGGGCTTCGACTCCGTCACGACGATGTCGGAGGAAACGATTGACTCCGGCCGCACCATACCGCGCGCCATTCTCATCATTATTACGCTCGCTAGCCTGCTCTACTTGACACCATCCTATCTGACACAGCTGGCGCATCCGAATATGGCGTTCGACAACGTCGATACGGCAGGCATGGAGGTCGTTCGCCTTGTCGGCGGCTCCGGTCTATCCGCGCTGTTCATGACCGTGGTTGTGTTCGCGGTCTTCACGCAGGGCCTGTCCTCGTTCACCACCGTCTCCAGGCTGCTCTATGTGTTCGGCCGGGACGCCGTGTTGCCGAAGAAGGTATTCGGCGCACTTCATCCGAAATTCCGCACGCCTGCTGTCAATATTATAATTGTCGCGGCATTCTCCATGCTGGCTCTGGTCATCAGCCTCGACTTCGCGGTCAAATGCGTCAGCTTCGGCGCATTAACCGCCTTCACCTTCGTCAATTTGTCCGTTATCCTCAAGCTGTATATCAAGGAGAAACGGCGCTCCTTCAAGGAGACCATCCTCTATCTCGTCTGCCCGCTCATCGGCGCTTGCTTTATCGGCTGGCTGCTGTCACTGCTCGACGGCCAGGCGTTGTGGCTCGGCATGACATGGATTGCGATTGGCATTGTGTATTACTTCTTCCGCTACCGCATTCAGCCCCTGTTTTCGGGGGCGAAGAAGCAGGCTGCGCCAGGCGCTTTGACCGAAGACGCGCCGGCGTCGCCTTAA
- a CDS encoding urea amidolyase associated protein UAAP1 — MEKVTWSMTLAPGGKWSGVVGRGSSMRLTALEAGGNVSMLIFSADDCAERYNMPDTLKAQHTSHLTRGHTLMSDNGRVLAAIVEDSLGWHDPLSGFTTREGTDAKYGITRYQELRNEWLRSGEENLTVELFRSGLRPRDLGPVVNLFSKVSCDESGAMTFHSGHCKRGAAITLRAEMDILLLLSNTPNPLDPNKDYPSVPVLVEVGQTAGEVGEDDYCVQFRPENRRAYENTWSYYALRRSSR, encoded by the coding sequence ATGGAAAAGGTTACATGGAGCATGACTCTCGCCCCGGGAGGCAAGTGGTCTGGTGTTGTAGGACGCGGCAGCAGCATGCGGTTGACAGCGCTGGAGGCAGGGGGGAATGTATCGATGCTGATCTTCAGCGCCGATGATTGCGCGGAGCGCTACAATATGCCCGACACGCTGAAGGCGCAGCACACCTCGCATCTGACCCGCGGCCATACGCTGATGAGCGATAACGGGAGGGTGCTCGCGGCGATCGTGGAGGACAGCCTTGGCTGGCATGATCCGCTCTCCGGCTTCACAACCAGGGAGGGTACGGATGCCAAGTATGGCATAACCCGTTATCAGGAGCTGCGGAATGAGTGGCTGCGCAGCGGGGAGGAGAATTTGACCGTCGAGCTGTTTCGCTCGGGTCTGAGACCGCGGGACCTGGGACCGGTTGTGAATCTGTTCTCGAAGGTGAGCTGCGACGAGAGCGGCGCGATGACATTCCATTCCGGTCATTGCAAGCGCGGGGCGGCCATTACGCTTCGCGCGGAGATGGATATCCTGCTGCTACTGTCCAATACACCGAACCCGCTTGATCCCAATAAGGACTATCCGTCGGTGCCGGTGCTGGTAGAGGTGGGGCAGACCGCAGGAGAGGTCGGCGAGGACGACTATTGCGTGCAATTCCGGCCTGAGAACCGACGTGCTTATGAGAATACATGGAGCTATTACGCGCTGCGCCGCAGCAGCCGATAG
- a CDS encoding urea amidolyase associated protein UAAP2 — protein sequence MTTFNRVESERLAETAIYDAIIPAGDGWMHELKPGQVLRIVDLEGNQAADTLFYDADNPEDHYSATRTITGQGNIYLTAGTVLRAESGKKLLTILADTCGRHDTLGGSCSAQSNTVRYAHEKLHMHNCRDTFMLELAKHPEGERYTKRDLAPNINFFMNVPVTPEGGLTFADGVSSPGAYVELRSECRTMALISNCPQLNNPCNAYNPTPVRVLIWNN from the coding sequence ATGACGACTTTTAACCGAGTGGAGAGCGAGAGACTGGCGGAGACGGCCATCTACGATGCCATTATTCCGGCAGGTGACGGCTGGATGCATGAGCTGAAGCCGGGTCAGGTGCTGCGGATCGTCGATCTGGAGGGCAATCAGGCGGCGGATACGCTGTTCTATGACGCGGATAATCCGGAGGATCACTACAGCGCGACCCGCACGATAACGGGCCAAGGCAATATTTATTTGACGGCGGGAACAGTGCTTCGGGCAGAATCGGGCAAAAAACTGCTTACAATTTTAGCGGACACCTGCGGCAGGCATGATACGCTTGGCGGGTCCTGCTCGGCGCAGAGCAACACGGTTCGTTACGCTCATGAGAAGCTTCATATGCATAACTGCCGCGACACGTTCATGCTGGAGCTGGCGAAGCATCCTGAGGGAGAGCGCTATACGAAGCGGGATCTCGCCCCGAACATTAACTTTTTTATGAATGTGCCGGTTACGCCGGAGGGCGGACTGACATTCGCGGATGGCGTCTCCTCGCCAGGCGCATATGTCGAGCTTCGCTCGGAGTGCCGGACGATGGCTCTGATCAGCAACTGTCCGCAGCTTAACAATCCTTGCAACGCCTATAATCCGACCCCGGTGCGGGTCCTCATCTGGAATAACTAG
- the uca gene encoding urea carboxylase: protein MFDKILIANRGAIAVRIERTLRHMGIQSVAVYTKADQDSLHVDHADEAVLIGDGPAKESYLDAELILQTALDTGAQAIHPGYGFLSENAAFARACRERGIVFIGPTPEQMETFGLKHSAREAAERAGVPMLPGTGLIEQAGEAAAEARRIGYPVILKSTAGGGGIGMRVCEDEAALLAAFEGVRHLAETNFRNGGLFLEKYIAKARHVEVQIFGNRFGEVVALGERDCSIQRRNQKVIEETPAPNLPQEVRASMLESARRLAAETGYRSAGTVEYLYDPSTCEYYFLEVNTRLQVEHGVTEEVLGVDLVEWMVREAADELTGLDALVPVPQGHSIQARIYAEDCLQDFRPSAGQLDQAVFSREARNETWVKDGLTVTTLYDPMLAKVIVRGANREEALRKLASALAETRFYGLTTNLQYVEELLAHEDCVSGQVYTRMLGSFQPEERAIEVLDGGVQTTVQDYPGRAGYWDVGVPPCGPMDTLSFRIGNKLLGNPDDAPGLELTLRGGSYRLRCDMTLCVTGADMEPALDGESIPMYKPVAAKRGQVLEFGEAKVGMRAYVLVAGGLDMPHILGSSSTFTLGGFGGHGGRAIRTGDVLRVRKAQAAIEGAGAVDSVSAELDVTLRPAMTQTWTIGVVPGPHCTEEFLLPGYLDQLTETEWEVHFNSSRTGVRLIGPAPLWAREDGGEAGLHPSNLHDNAYAIGTLDLTGDMPILLGPDGPSLGGFVCPATTATAELWKLGQLHPGDKLRFRLLTLEQADSLRSELEDCLDAIGQGERKGLSRSPLPASTAAEFSTDYPVLVRETEGRAFPMTIRCCGDQYVLVEYGPMELDLKLRFQAHALMQAIRDDGSLPVLDLTPGIRSLQIHIDPSRMTVRDACLRIAEIDRGLPPLESIQVPSRIVKLPLSWDDPATQEAIDRYQQNVRPDAPWCPSNIEFIRRVNGLDSMDDVKRIVFDANYLVLGLGDVYLGAPVATPTDPRHRLVTTKYNPARTWTPENAVGIGGAYMCVYGMEGPGGYQFVGRTVQMWNKLRPTASFKPGQPWLLRFFDQIRFYPVSPEELLVMREDFLRGRFEADIEETTFDLGEYLRFLESIEDSAAAFRETQQAAFQAERDSWKKLGLAEYVSEQDTAPPAEEEALPADAIAVRSNMPGSVWKVVASAGQAVRKGDTLLIQESMKMEFAQQAPCDGVVGSIFVGPGEAVQSGQLIVSILKQTG, encoded by the coding sequence ATGTTCGACAAAATATTAATCGCCAACCGAGGCGCTATTGCGGTTCGCATCGAGCGGACGCTTCGCCATATGGGCATCCAGTCTGTAGCCGTCTACACGAAGGCCGATCAAGACAGTCTCCATGTAGATCACGCCGATGAGGCGGTACTGATCGGGGACGGTCCCGCCAAGGAAAGCTACTTGGACGCGGAGCTTATTCTTCAGACAGCGCTCGATACGGGCGCGCAAGCCATTCATCCCGGCTATGGCTTCCTTAGTGAGAATGCCGCTTTCGCCAGGGCTTGCCGTGAGCGCGGCATCGTGTTTATTGGTCCGACGCCGGAGCAGATGGAGACGTTCGGACTGAAGCATTCCGCGCGGGAGGCGGCGGAGCGCGCTGGCGTGCCAATGCTGCCGGGCACGGGGCTGATCGAGCAGGCGGGCGAGGCCGCGGCGGAAGCCAGGCGTATCGGCTATCCCGTCATTCTGAAGAGCACGGCTGGCGGCGGCGGCATCGGCATGCGGGTGTGCGAGGACGAAGCGGCGCTGCTGGCGGCGTTCGAGGGGGTTCGGCATCTTGCGGAAACGAACTTCCGCAATGGCGGGTTATTTCTGGAGAAGTATATTGCGAAGGCTCGTCACGTCGAGGTGCAAATATTCGGCAACCGGTTCGGTGAGGTGGTTGCGTTAGGTGAACGGGACTGCTCCATTCAGCGCCGCAATCAGAAGGTTATTGAGGAGACGCCGGCGCCGAACCTGCCGCAGGAGGTGCGCGCCAGCATGCTGGAGTCCGCCCGCAGGCTGGCGGCCGAGACGGGCTACCGCAGCGCGGGTACGGTGGAATATTTGTACGACCCGTCAACCTGTGAATATTATTTCCTTGAGGTGAATACTCGGCTGCAGGTGGAGCATGGGGTTACGGAAGAGGTGCTCGGGGTCGATCTGGTGGAATGGATGGTGCGCGAGGCGGCGGATGAGCTGACGGGGCTGGACGCGCTTGTGCCGGTGCCGCAAGGACATAGCATTCAGGCGCGCATCTATGCCGAGGACTGCCTGCAGGACTTCCGTCCCAGCGCAGGGCAGTTGGATCAGGCGGTGTTCTCGCGGGAAGCCCGCAACGAGACGTGGGTGAAGGATGGATTGACGGTCACCACGCTATATGATCCCATGCTGGCGAAGGTTATTGTGCGCGGCGCGAATCGTGAGGAAGCCCTCCGCAAGCTGGCTTCGGCTTTGGCGGAGACGCGCTTCTACGGCTTAACAACGAACCTGCAGTACGTGGAGGAGCTGCTGGCGCACGAGGATTGTGTCTCGGGTCAAGTCTATACGCGCATGCTGGGGAGCTTCCAGCCGGAGGAGCGGGCCATTGAGGTGCTGGACGGCGGCGTGCAGACAACGGTGCAGGACTATCCCGGACGCGCCGGCTACTGGGATGTTGGCGTGCCGCCATGCGGGCCGATGGATACACTGTCGTTCCGCATTGGCAATAAGCTGCTGGGCAATCCCGATGACGCGCCGGGTCTGGAGCTGACCCTGCGCGGCGGCTCGTATCGTCTGCGCTGCGATATGACGTTATGTGTGACCGGCGCCGACATGGAGCCTGCGCTGGATGGAGAGTCTATCCCCATGTATAAGCCGGTAGCGGCTAAGCGCGGTCAAGTGCTGGAGTTCGGGGAAGCGAAGGTCGGCATGCGGGCTTATGTGCTGGTAGCGGGCGGACTGGATATGCCGCATATTCTGGGCAGCTCCTCGACGTTTACGCTGGGCGGCTTCGGCGGGCATGGCGGACGCGCCATCCGGACGGGCGATGTGCTGAGAGTGCGCAAGGCGCAAGCTGCTATTGAAGGGGCTGGCGCAGTGGATAGCGTGAGTGCAGAGCTGGACGTGACGCTGCGTCCCGCTATGACGCAGACATGGACCATTGGCGTTGTGCCGGGACCGCATTGCACGGAGGAGTTCCTGCTGCCGGGCTATCTGGATCAGCTGACAGAGACGGAATGGGAGGTGCACTTCAACAGCTCCCGGACGGGCGTTCGGCTGATTGGGCCTGCACCGCTATGGGCTAGAGAGGACGGCGGCGAGGCCGGGCTGCACCCGTCCAATCTGCACGATAACGCCTATGCCATCGGCACGCTGGATTTGACGGGCGATATGCCCATTCTGCTAGGACCGGACGGCCCGAGCTTGGGCGGCTTTGTCTGTCCGGCTACAACCGCCACGGCAGAGCTGTGGAAGCTTGGCCAGCTGCATCCCGGCGACAAGCTTCGCTTCCGTCTTCTGACGCTGGAGCAGGCCGACTCGCTAAGATCGGAGCTGGAGGACTGCCTGGACGCGATTGGACAGGGAGAGCGCAAGGGGCTGTCGCGATCGCCGCTGCCTGCATCGACCGCTGCGGAATTCTCTACAGATTATCCCGTGCTGGTCAGGGAGACGGAGGGGCGAGCGTTCCCCATGACCATCCGCTGCTGCGGGGATCAATATGTGCTGGTGGAGTACGGCCCCATGGAGCTGGATCTGAAGCTGCGCTTCCAAGCGCATGCCCTGATGCAGGCCATTCGGGATGACGGCAGTCTGCCGGTGCTGGATCTGACGCCGGGCATTCGCTCGCTGCAAATTCATATTGACCCGTCGCGGATGACGGTTCGCGATGCTTGCCTCCGTATTGCGGAGATTGATCGCGGTCTGCCGCCGCTGGAATCCATTCAGGTGCCGTCCCGTATTGTGAAGCTCCCGCTGTCCTGGGACGATCCCGCCACGCAGGAGGCGATTGACCGCTATCAGCAGAACGTCCGGCCGGATGCGCCTTGGTGTCCAAGCAATATTGAATTTATTCGACGCGTCAACGGGCTGGACAGCATGGATGACGTGAAGCGGATTGTGTTCGACGCCAACTACTTGGTGCTTGGTCTTGGGGACGTCTATCTCGGCGCGCCTGTCGCGACGCCGACCGACCCGCGCCACCGTCTGGTCACGACCAAATATAATCCGGCCCGCACCTGGACGCCGGAGAACGCGGTCGGTATTGGCGGAGCCTATATGTGCGTATACGGCATGGAAGGCCCCGGCGGCTACCAGTTTGTCGGACGCACCGTGCAGATGTGGAACAAGCTGCGGCCGACGGCCAGCTTTAAGCCGGGGCAGCCTTGGCTGCTTCGCTTCTTCGACCAGATTCGATTCTATCCGGTATCCCCCGAGGAGCTGCTGGTCATGCGGGAGGACTTCCTTCGCGGCCGGTTCGAAGCCGATATTGAGGAGACGACGTTCGATCTTGGTGAATATTTGCGCTTCCTCGAATCCATTGAAGACAGTGCGGCGGCATTCCGGGAGACGCAGCAGGCGGCCTTCCAGGCGGAGCGCGACAGCTGGAAGAAGCTTGGGCTTGCGGAATATGTGTCCGAGCAGGATACAGCCCCTCCAGCAGAGGAGGAGGCGCTGCCTGCAGACGCCATTGCTGTAAGAAGCAATATGCCGGGCAGTGTATGGAAGGTGGTCGCTTCTGCCGGACAGGCGGTGCGCAAGGGCGATACCCTGCTCATTCAAGAGAGCATGAAGATGGAATTTGCGCAGCAAGCGCCTTGTGACGGCGTAGTCGGCTCCATCTTTGTTGGTCCTGGCGAAGCTGTGCAGTCGGGACAATTGATTGTGAGTATTTTGAAGCAGACGGGATAG
- a CDS encoding sensor histidine kinase, protein MNFRKLSFKQRIWFSFTILTTCSIALTGLVSYSLASYVVQKNAIELHQDNLVRSTQSIDEKIRFFLTSVLTIMIHESFQKAMNDVSNNDASRFYSHAGALDTVFTQARLNEPMITDIMVATPIGDFHPFTSARSNVSFYKTELYERVSQAQGPSVWIEAHEDELFEGNKRVVTYVIEVLSNSQVPDSYLVVNVREGSFYGMFEQQFRQFKGETFLLNEANMSVLGDRTPSYGSSEDQMVTSQSLKTVPAWKLVRVQSKKVLLQEVQWIKWTTLLLITVCVLLAFLLSNLLTSYLLKPLIMLRNVMKQVGHNNLSVRFKGYHDDEISQVGQRFNTMLDQIQQLFTEVREAEREKRNSEIKALSAQIDPHFLYNTLNVMYWKARRARIDDVKQMITSLSRLFRLGLNNGEEITTLSKELTHVTEYITLQSFCYDGKFRHEIVIDEEVDPEIPMLRVLLQPVVENAILHGFSDITQGGELEIHIKTTEEDRIQICIQDNGKGFDPEEQSSGYALHNISQRLRLYYGGEASLIIQSKPGSGTTVTYELPRSMGSE, encoded by the coding sequence ATGAATTTCAGAAAACTATCGTTTAAACAAAGAATCTGGTTTTCGTTTACAATCTTAACGACCTGTTCCATTGCCTTGACCGGCCTCGTTTCCTATTCGCTTGCTTCCTATGTCGTACAGAAGAACGCCATTGAGCTCCATCAGGACAATCTGGTCCGTTCTACCCAAAGCATTGATGAGAAGATCAGATTTTTTTTGACATCTGTTCTCACCATCATGATTCATGAGTCGTTCCAGAAAGCCATGAACGATGTGAGCAACAATGATGCGAGTCGCTTCTATTCCCATGCTGGGGCATTAGACACCGTATTTACACAAGCGAGGTTGAATGAACCGATGATTACGGACATTATGGTAGCCACCCCCATCGGTGATTTTCATCCCTTTACTTCCGCGCGCTCCAATGTCTCCTTCTACAAGACAGAACTGTATGAGAGAGTCAGTCAGGCTCAAGGCCCCTCCGTGTGGATTGAAGCGCATGAGGATGAGCTGTTCGAGGGGAACAAGAGGGTAGTGACCTATGTAATTGAAGTGTTGTCTAACAGCCAGGTCCCGGATTCCTATCTAGTGGTGAATGTGAGAGAAGGCAGCTTTTACGGCATGTTCGAACAGCAGTTTCGTCAGTTTAAGGGAGAGACCTTCCTGCTGAATGAAGCCAATATGTCTGTGCTTGGCGACAGAACCCCCTCATACGGAAGCAGTGAAGATCAGATGGTCACCTCGCAATCCTTAAAGACGGTGCCTGCATGGAAGCTTGTAAGGGTGCAGTCCAAGAAGGTCCTCCTTCAGGAAGTGCAGTGGATTAAATGGACGACGCTGCTGCTCATTACGGTTTGTGTGCTGCTGGCATTTTTATTATCCAATCTGCTTACCTCCTACTTGCTTAAGCCGCTAATCATGCTTCGAAACGTTATGAAGCAGGTAGGGCATAACAATCTATCCGTAAGATTTAAAGGCTATCATGATGATGAAATCTCTCAAGTGGGTCAACGCTTCAATACGATGCTGGATCAGATTCAGCAATTATTCACCGAGGTGAGAGAGGCAGAGCGGGAGAAGCGAAACTCAGAAATTAAAGCGCTTTCTGCTCAAATCGACCCTCATTTTCTATACAACACATTGAATGTGATGTACTGGAAGGCGAGGAGGGCTCGGATCGACGATGTGAAACAGATGATAACCTCATTATCCAGGCTGTTTCGATTGGGCTTAAACAACGGAGAGGAGATCACCACGCTCTCCAAGGAGTTGACCCATGTGACCGAATATATAACATTGCAAAGTTTTTGCTACGACGGGAAGTTCCGGCATGAGATAGTGATTGACGAGGAGGTTGATCCGGAGATTCCTATGCTTCGAGTGCTGTTACAGCCGGTCGTCGAGAATGCGATTCTACATGGTTTCTCTGACATCACGCAGGGCGGAGAGCTGGAAATCCATATAAAGACGACGGAAGAGGATCGAATCCAAATTTGCATTCAAGACAACGGGAAGGGCTTCGACCCCGAGGAGCAGTCAAGCGGATACGCGCTGCATAATATCAGTCAACGATTACGCCTATATTATGGGGGGGAGGCTTCTCTGATCATTCAAAGCAAGCCTGGAAGCGGAACAACTGTGACTTACGAGCTCCCTCGATCGATGGGAAGTGAGTAG